DNA sequence from the Deltaproteobacteria bacterium HGW-Deltaproteobacteria-2 genome:
CCGATCAGAGCCACATAACCCTGAACGCTGATATGGGTCGGACAATTGGATTTACAGGGAGATGTCCCCAGCTTGTCGATGGCAAAACCGCTGGGAATAGCCTGAGGGAAATGCCGGTAGATAGCTTTTCTTTCACTTAAATTGCCGTTGAATCCGGCTTTTACGGAAACCGGACAGACATTGGCACAATCACCGCATCCTGTACATTTGTTCAGATTAACAAAACGCGGGGCGCTGGTTAATTTAACTTTAAATTTCCCCGGCTCGCCTTCTACTGCTTCGACAGTGCGTCGTGTTTTAATTTCTACATTAGGATGTCGTCCAACTTCAACCAGTTTTGGCGACAATATACAGGCGGAACAGTCATTTGTGGGAAAAGTCTTGTCCAGTTGCGCCATTACGCCGCCGATGCTGATCCCGTTTTCGACCAGATATACTTTCATTCCGGAATTGGCTAAATCGAGAGAGGCCTGAATACCGGCGATTCCCGAACCAACTACCATTACCGCACCAACTTTTTCGTTATCTTTTAGCACCTGATTACACCTCTTTATTCTGTATGAAAGAACCTCAAAAAATTGATATTAACAAGCATTGGTCGGCTAACATAATTTGCTTATCCTGTCAAGAGCATTAGCCTTGTTTATTTGTTTTTTGTCGCTAACTTATTGATATAATAAAATTAAAAAAATGACTGCCGTTCACTGACCGGCATTCATGGATGGCTCAATAAATCTCATTTTTAGTCATCTTAATCTTTTTTCAAAAACCATTATTTTATTCTAATCACGGGTATGAAACCACAAAGCAAGCTACGGGGTATCATACCCTCCGCTTTGTCCCGATGTATCGGGATTCAACTTACCAATTCCGCTACGCATCGCTTTCGGAATTGGAGTTTCACGAAGAATTTGAATCATTACTGACAAAAAAACAGACTCAATGGAGAATGCCGGCCAAACGCAATTTCCCTGATTTTTTAAAAACAGAAAAAAAGTAAACCATGGATATATTTTATATCTTAATTTTTCGGACCAAGCCACGGTCTTGTGTTGTCTAAAAGATAATCGTCGCTGTGCTCCATCATGCATTCCGGGCAAAGATGAACCATCATCTGGCTTTCCATATGCCGGACAGTCAACAATCGCGACGCGTTCTGATTGCAGCAGAAGCATCTGTCCGCCACATCATTTTTATGAAAACGATAACTTTCTTCATCATAGTATTTCATATAAATTGTCTCAAATGTTTTTAATTAGCTTACCTGAAAATATATTACTCTTAAAATAGATTTAAAAATTTGTCCCGGACGTTTTTCGTGCCGGATCTATTTGGCAGGGAAATGTGAGCACAAACGTCGTTCCCTCGCCTTCTTTTGACGAAACTGCGATACAACCATTGTGTGACTCCATTATTTTTTTGCAGAAAGTCAATCCCAGACCGGAACCACTGTGTTTTTCATTTTTTCCACCACATCTGAAAAAAGGCTCGAAAATTAACGAAAGCTTCTCCGGGGGAATGCCCATCCCCGTATCCGCAATGCTGACGTTAATGTAATATTCGTCGTGTTGACAGGTAACTATTATTTTGCCTCCGTCAGGAGTGTATTTTGTCGCGTTGCCGATAATGTTGGTAAACACCCTTACCAGGCTTTCCTCATCTCCTGTTATCTGGGGTAACTTTTGGGGAATATTTGTTTCCAGAGAAATTCCCCTCTTCCGGCAGAGAGGGGTCATTTCCTCCACGCTCCGGGAAATGATGGCAGCTAAGAGTAAAGAGACTTTCTGTTGTGAAAGAGTTCCATTTTCTATGCGGCTGATGTCCAGCCAGTGTTCAACCATTTCCTCAAGATTCTGGATGCGTTTTCTGCATCGTTCAATGATTTCCCTGACGTCTTTGTCGAAGCGCTCTCCCGCTATTTCGTTGAGCGCCTCAATGTATTGTCGTATAACGACAAGCGGAGAACGCATTTCGTGGCTTACAAAAGTTATGAAGTTTCTTTCCATCAGGTCTTTTTCTTCCCTCAATCTCTTCGTCTCGATTTTGAGATTGCGGTGTTCCAGCCCGCGCTTTGTCAGAGCTCTTAATTGATCAGGATTAAATGGTTTGGGAAGATAGTCGTAAGCTCCCTTTTGCATGGCTTCGACTGCCGAGACAATAGTCGCAAATCCCGTGATCATGACGAGGACAATATCAGGTATGTCCCGTGAGAGGATCTCAATTATTTCCATCCCCGATAGATTGGGCATTTTAAGATCAATAAAAGCCATATCAGGCAAATTCTCCCGTGCCAGCTTTATGCCGTCGATCCCCTGCTCGGCAGTAAGCACAGCGTATCCGGATTTCTCCAGCACCTGCCTGCACCCGTCACGAAGAGCTTCTTCATCATCGATGATAAGAATCAGGTATTTTTCAGACTTGTTCGTCATGGCTATTTGACGCCCAGTTCCTGAGCAATGTATCTTAGAAGATCATCTGCCTTTATGGGTTTCTGCAATACCTTGTTGACTTTGGGGAATTCCGGAGGCGGTTCGAAGGAGTTGTAAGGGCCCTGAAGATCGACAGCACTCAGCATAAAAAGAGGCGTTTCTTTTCCCGTATCGGTGGCACGGATTTTGTTCAATACCGAGAAGCCCTCACCCCATGTTTCCATCATCATATCGATAATAGCCAGATCTGGACTTATTGATTTCCAAATCTCCACTCCAGTCTTTCCATCTTCCGCCAAAAATACCTCGTACCCACCCTTTTCCAGAATAAGTTTGGTGGCAAATAAGAAATCTTTGTCATCGTCTATTAGGAGTATTTTCTTCTTAATCGTCATGATCAAACACCTCCATAATATTTTTATTACTTAATAATAGCAAAGATAATGCCAGTTCATAAGATATTGAATTAATTGATTATATTATTGTGGTAAGCTGTCAAAATTTGTTTAAGGGGCAAAACGCCCCTAGATTAATGCTCTGTCTTTATATTGAAGTTGCGTATTTTTATTCTCAGAGTCTTTCTGTTGATACCGAGGAATTCTGCCGTTTTGTTAATCTGAAAATGGAAGTGTTTAAGAGCCTTTTCGATGTGCTCTTTTTCGACATCGACTAGGGTTACCCTGCCTGAAGAAGAATCCACCACCGGTGTTTTTGCTCCTTCACCCTGACCATAGTAAAAAATATCTGATAAATTTACTGTTTCCTGGTCGCAAAGGACGCACAAACGTTCGATGGTATTTTTCAGTTCTCTGACGTTTCCGGGCCATTTGTATGACAATAGCGATTTTTTTGCTTCTTCAGAAAGGTGTCGTACTTTGCTCTTATGCTTTTTTTGATAATGATCGATATAATGCTCGGCGACAGGAATGATATCCGCCTTGTGCTCTTTCAGAGGCTTTATATCCAAAGGAACAACTGAGAGACGGTAAAACAGGTCTTCCCTGAATTTTCCCGCTACGATTTCAGCATGTAAATCCCTGTTGGTTGCCGCTATTAACCGTACATCAACTTTTTCGGGCGATGATTTGCCTACCCGCGGGACTTCCTGTTCCTGAATCACCCGCAACAACTTTGCCTGAATATTCAAATTGATATTGGAAATTTCGTCAAGAAATAAAGTCCCTGTATCCGCCATCTGGAACCGGCCTTCGCGTGATTCCGTGGCACCGCTGAAAGCGCCCTTGACATGTCCGAAAAGTTCGCTCTCCATTAGATTTTCAGCCAGTGACGAACAATCAACAGGTATAAATGGCTTGTCGGACCGCTTGCTTAATTGGTGAATGGTGCGCGCTACAAGTTCTTTTCCGGTGCCGCTCAATCCGGTAATTAAAACAGTGCTGTCGGTCTGCGCAATGCGCCTGATTGAATCTTTGAGTTCTTTCATGTAGTCGCTAGATCCAATGAGCAGGGCAAGGTTTTGTTCGTTGCCGCATGGTTCATCATCCTTTAGCGCAACGCTTACCGCTTCGTTGAGTTCAGCAGCAGAATATGGCTTTGTGAGAAAATTGAATGCGCCTTGACGCATTGCTTCCACCGCCAGCGGTATTGTCCCGAAGCCGGTGACGATAATGACTTTGGCGGATACATTTTTTTCTTCTTTCAGTTTCTTCAGGATATCCATTCCGCTCACGTTGGGCATTCTGACGTCCAGTAAAATCAAGTCATAGGAATTTTTCAGTCCCATCTGCAGACCGTTGACAGCATCTCCTGCACAATCGACATGATATCCTTTGCGCGTAAGAACCTGCTGACATCCGTCCCGGATGACTTCTTCATCATCAATAATAAGAATTTTCCTGCTTTTGCTTGACGCTTCTTTCACTTGCCCCCTCATATAGTCGTCCCTTAAAAAATAATAACATATTTTTTAAGGGGCAGAAAGTTAATAATTTTATCTATATATGTCATAATTGACATATTACAAACAGGCAATGAAATCGACATTGTACAACAGATGCGAAGACACATTGGCTGATTAATTAGTTGTCCCTGAAAAAGTTACAACATGGGAAAGTTTTGATCAATCTTTGGTTGTACTGTTTGTGTATAAACAAAAAAGACCTGGGCTGCGCATGACACGCTTGGCGGATGTCCGTTTCCTGTAATTCAATCTTAGCTAACAACATTATCCGATGAATTTTCTGTCTCTTTATGCACAGGCAGGCAGATAATAAAAGTAGTGCCCCTTCCCTTTCTGCATTCGACGTCTATAGTGCCTTTGTGTTTTCTAATAATTCCGTAGGCGATGGAAAGTCCCAGGCCCGTTCCTTGACCGGGTTCCTTCGTTGTAAAGAATGGTTCAAAGATGTGGTAAATATACTTTTCATCTATTCCTTTGCCTGTGTCGGTTATAGTAATACGAACGGTGTCTTTTCCTCTCAATGTAGTTGTAATGGTTAGCTTTCCGCAACCCTTCAAGGCGTCCGCCGCATTGATGA
Encoded proteins:
- a CDS encoding sigma-54-dependent Fis family transcriptional regulator, translating into MRGQVKEASSKSRKILIIDDEEVIRDGCQQVLTRKGYHVDCAGDAVNGLQMGLKNSYDLILLDVRMPNVSGMDILKKLKEEKNVSAKVIIVTGFGTIPLAVEAMRQGAFNFLTKPYSAAELNEAVSVALKDDEPCGNEQNLALLIGSSDYMKELKDSIRRIAQTDSTVLITGLSGTGKELVARTIHQLSKRSDKPFIPVDCSSLAENLMESELFGHVKGAFSGATESREGRFQMADTGTLFLDEISNINLNIQAKLLRVIQEQEVPRVGKSSPEKVDVRLIAATNRDLHAEIVAGKFREDLFYRLSVVPLDIKPLKEHKADIIPVAEHYIDHYQKKHKSKVRHLSEEAKKSLLSYKWPGNVRELKNTIERLCVLCDQETVNLSDIFYYGQGEGAKTPVVDSSSGRVTLVDVEKEHIEKALKHFHFQINKTAEFLGINRKTLRIKIRNFNIKTEH